The Ammoniphilus oxalaticus genome contains a region encoding:
- a CDS encoding S8 family peptidase, whose protein sequence is MLRPFMIFFTALMLTIVAVSPAWNYATPGQRQLSVQQKKDGPINIPEKINYINQVRQTVESLNHSPHIMTIHHNENEKSHAIKREVTVKFVKNPDQTELDEIKQQINGKVKRQWDNYWIFKSKTKSKTDLINYFNGRDDVEFAEPNFLLLPNDFPTGLLPNDPLYTRYQWNLPMINMEKAWDISRGSEEVIIAVIDTGIDLKHQDFQGQLVKGYNVLTGQNDPMDDNGHGSHVAGIIAASTNNNLGIAGVSWNNKIMPIKAIGSEGTGTSFDIARGIRWAADHGAKVINMSVGNYHPSGILLDSIRYAHSKGIVLVAASGNDNSNQPSYPAAYPEVISVAAVDQQARRAEFSNYGGTVEIAAPGVDIPSAYLYNEYAALSGTSMACPHVAGLAGLILSVEPRLKNEQVRKIIQQSAQKVTGAGRDDEYGYGLIDVSKALQIASDPTDIEVEDDIVEPEAPTRTNSNRQPTWAERLLFKLRLSPLYGR, encoded by the coding sequence TTGTTGCGCCCTTTCATGATCTTTTTTACAGCCTTAATGCTAACAATCGTTGCCGTCTCACCCGCGTGGAACTATGCGACACCTGGACAACGCCAGCTTTCCGTTCAACAAAAGAAAGATGGACCGATTAACATTCCTGAGAAAATCAATTACATTAATCAAGTCCGCCAGACCGTGGAAAGTTTAAATCACAGTCCACATATTATGACGATTCACCATAACGAAAATGAAAAAAGTCACGCGATTAAACGAGAAGTGACCGTAAAGTTCGTGAAAAACCCGGATCAGACGGAACTGGACGAAATTAAGCAACAAATCAACGGCAAAGTAAAACGTCAGTGGGACAACTACTGGATCTTTAAATCGAAGACAAAAAGTAAAACCGATTTAATCAATTACTTTAACGGCCGCGACGATGTCGAATTTGCTGAACCAAATTTTCTTCTATTGCCGAATGATTTCCCGACAGGATTGCTGCCCAATGATCCGCTTTATACACGTTACCAGTGGAACCTGCCGATGATTAACATGGAAAAAGCGTGGGACATTTCGCGCGGAAGTGAAGAAGTGATCATCGCTGTCATCGATACAGGCATCGACTTAAAACATCAGGATTTCCAAGGGCAGCTTGTGAAAGGTTACAATGTGCTAACGGGCCAAAACGATCCGATGGATGACAACGGACACGGCTCCCATGTGGCCGGGATCATTGCTGCTTCTACGAACAACAACCTAGGTATCGCGGGGGTCAGCTGGAACAATAAAATTATGCCGATCAAAGCGATTGGCTCGGAAGGAACGGGCACTTCCTTTGACATCGCGCGCGGCATTCGATGGGCTGCCGATCACGGGGCAAAAGTGATCAATATGAGCGTCGGAAATTATCATCCATCAGGAATTTTGTTAGACTCGATTCGCTATGCCCACAGTAAAGGGATTGTGCTTGTCGCCGCGTCTGGAAACGATAACAGCAACCAACCAAGCTATCCGGCTGCTTATCCTGAGGTCATCAGTGTTGCCGCTGTGGATCAGCAAGCGCGTCGAGCGGAATTTTCCAACTATGGAGGTACCGTGGAAATTGCCGCCCCAGGCGTCGACATCCCAAGCGCTTATCTATATAACGAATACGCGGCGCTCTCAGGCACATCAATGGCCTGTCCGCATGTTGCCGGGCTCGCTGGCTTAATTTTGTCAGTTGAACCGCGTCTAAAAAATGAACAAGTACGCAAGATCATCCAACAATCCGCGCAAAAGGTGACTGGAGCTGGCAGGGATGATGAATACGGCTATGGTTTAATCGATGTATCCAAGGCGTTGCAGATCGCCTCCGACCCGACAGATATTGAGGTTGAAGATGACATAGTTGAACCTGAAGCGCCGACACGAACAAATTCAAACCGACAACCTACCTGGGCCGAGCGTCTTTTATTTAAATTGCGATTAAGTCCACTGTATGGACGGTAG
- a CDS encoding metallophosphoesterase: MVYVICFIALGFGLFYAHWNTRKAVFTRVTLPIHEKDWDAQLHVLHLSDLHMENLSISPSHLVEKLEHEDIDLIALTGDYLDRARSIPKFLNYIDKLKEIPTQHGIYVVFGNHDYVLKAKDFFRLTEELERRGCHLLFNEHIQIEHMGKKINIIGIDDNHSGRSRVEKSFTGVCCQGLNLVLTHDPNIVLKMREYHYHYLLSGHFHGGQIHYPKAYHLVKMGKLPRMKMIKGLHYHENKAFYISEGLGQTGFNIRLRSKPEITLHTLVPKN, translated from the coding sequence ATGGTTTATGTCATCTGCTTTATTGCGCTAGGTTTCGGTCTCTTTTACGCTCATTGGAACACAAGGAAAGCTGTTTTTACGCGTGTCACCCTTCCTATACATGAAAAGGATTGGGATGCTCAACTTCATGTGCTGCATCTGTCCGATTTACACATGGAAAATTTATCAATCTCACCGTCCCATTTGGTCGAAAAACTCGAACACGAAGACATTGACTTGATCGCTTTAACGGGGGATTACTTAGATCGCGCGAGAAGCATCCCTAAATTTTTAAATTACATTGACAAATTAAAGGAAATTCCAACGCAACACGGCATTTATGTTGTTTTTGGAAACCATGATTATGTTTTAAAGGCCAAAGACTTTTTCCGTCTGACTGAAGAACTCGAACGACGGGGTTGTCACTTGTTATTCAATGAACACATCCAAATTGAACATATGGGCAAAAAGATCAATATCATTGGAATCGATGACAATCATTCCGGCCGCAGTCGCGTTGAAAAATCGTTTACAGGCGTTTGCTGCCAAGGGCTCAATCTCGTTTTGACACACGACCCTAATATTGTGCTCAAAATGAGGGAATATCATTATCACTATTTACTTAGCGGTCATTTTCATGGCGGACAAATTCATTACCCCAAAGCGTATCATCTCGTTAAAATGGGGAAACTTCCAAGAATGAAGATGATCAAAGGATTGCATTACCATGAAAATAAAGCTTTTTATATAAGTGAAGGCTTAGGGCAAACCGGGTTTAACATCCGCTTGCGTTCCAAACCGGAAATTACGTTGCATACACTTGTTCCTAAAAATTAA
- the cysK gene encoding cysteine synthase A, which translates to MRVAQSISELIGRTPIVRLNRLVGPADGEVLIKLEKFNPSGSVKDRAAYHMIVVAEQAGLLKPGSTIIEPTSGNTGIGLAMNAAARGYKAILVMPDTMTKERINILKAYGAEVVLTPGDERMPGSIRKAEELVREIPNSFMPQQFLNAANPEIHRQTTALEIIEQTSGKLDAFVATAGTGGTLTGTGEVLKEMIPGINVYVVEPKGSPVLSGGEPGSHKLVGTSPGFIPEILNVEIYDRIFQISDEDAIRTTRDLASKEGILVGPSAGAAAYAALLVARELGAGSRVVCIAPDTGERYLSSDLFL; encoded by the coding sequence ATGCGTGTTGCGCAAAGTATTTCTGAGTTAATTGGACGCACACCGATCGTTCGCTTGAATCGATTAGTCGGACCTGCGGACGGAGAGGTGCTTATCAAGTTAGAAAAATTTAATCCAAGCGGAAGCGTCAAAGATCGAGCCGCTTATCACATGATTGTTGTCGCTGAACAGGCGGGGCTACTCAAACCTGGCAGTACAATTATTGAACCAACGAGTGGAAATACAGGAATCGGATTAGCAATGAATGCGGCGGCCCGCGGGTATAAAGCGATTTTGGTCATGCCCGATACGATGACGAAAGAAAGAATTAATATTTTAAAAGCGTATGGAGCCGAGGTCGTGTTAACGCCTGGGGACGAACGCATGCCTGGCTCGATCCGCAAGGCCGAGGAATTGGTCCGCGAAATTCCCAACAGTTTCATGCCGCAACAATTTTTAAACGCAGCCAACCCAGAAATCCACCGCCAAACAACCGCATTAGAAATTATCGAACAAACATCAGGTAAACTCGATGCTTTTGTCGCCACGGCGGGAACGGGCGGGACATTGACGGGAACAGGCGAGGTGTTGAAAGAAATGATTCCAGGCATTAACGTTTATGTTGTTGAACCGAAGGGATCTCCTGTTCTATCGGGCGGTGAGCCTGGCTCGCATAAGCTGGTCGGAACGAGCCCCGGCTTTATTCCAGAAATTTTAAATGTTGAAATTTATGATCGCATTTTTCAAATTAGCGATGAGGACGCGATCAGAACGACACGCGATTTGGCAAGCAAAGAAGGCATCCTTGTCGGTCCTTCGGCTGGAGCCGCCGCCTACGCCGCGCTGCTTGTCGCCCGAGAACTCGGGGCAGGAAGTCGTGTCGTCTGCATTGCTCCAGATACGGGCGAACGCTATTTATCAAGCGATCTTTTCCTTTAA